The genomic interval CTGAGTAATagtgtatttaaataaacacattacaGTAATTATTTTAATGGCAGCTTCCATCATGTAGGCGGTGAACGCATGAAATAGAGAAGAATAAACAAACTGAGTATTTACAGTGGAACAAACACGATTTGAAacgtcaaaataaaacaataaacgtTCAGGTCATAAACTCTGAACGGGTTTATGTTTAAGGAGTTTCTATGATCTGGGACTTCCACCTTTACCTGTGCAGGTATTCATGCCTGAGCTTTattgatttaactttttaaaaataatgtgatatttgtttgtctttatcaACGTAAACATGAGGGAGGAGGATGTTTGTTTGAGTTGTGTCAACATTTGTAGACGTCTCTGTGTGTGAACGTGTTTGTGTAGAACTTTAGTGTAGGACGTTGGTGTgtgttgatgtttgtgtgttcttgtttgtgttttgacgTTTATGTTTGTTGATGTGCGTGTATTGGCATTTGTgtgttgatgtttgtgtgttGACTTTTATATGTGGACatttgtgtatgtttttgtttgtgtacgTCGACGTTTGAGTGGATGATTGTGTCAGCGCCGCCTCACCTCCAGCACGCCGCCTCCCGgtttcttcttcagctcctcgcACTTCCTGAACTTGCAGATCTGGTGACCCGTCTTCCTGTTGCGGCAGGACGAGCAGACGCCGCAGTTGATGAGCCGCCTGCACGGCCCGCACACGCCGCACcgcttcctcttcctcttggCCACAGTCCCCGATGACGACGACGACGATGACGACAACGACACGCCTCCTGTCGTTACCCCCGACGACGAgggcgaggaagaggaggggcaGGGGGAGGAGTTAGTGTGCTGCTGGCAGTCTGTTAAGGCCCGCTGACCGCTGGTCATCTGGAAGGCGCTACTGGCGTCTGAAATCCCGCCTCCTGCTGAACCCATCGCCATGACGATGACACCTGGAGGTAATCCGAGCCCCCCCAAGAAGCCCCCGCCCATGACCCCGCCCCCATTGCAGCTGCCTCCCTCTGATAGGCCGATCATATCGGCGTGTCCCTGCTTGTTCATGACGCCGCAGTCTGCGCCGCCGCTGTAGGCGGGGAGGAAGTTCCCGTTGCTGGGGGCCATGGGGTGATGGTGAGCTGCTCCCTGCGTCACAGGAAGTGAGGGGGTGTGTCCGTGTTTTtcagcccctcccccctcactgCCCCCTCCACTTCCCCCTCCCCCAGACCCGCCGCCGCTGCCCTGGTGTACGGTGGAACTGTGGTGCGTGGAGGTCATGTGACCCGGCGCTGCCGAGGGatggtgatggtggtggtggtgagaGGGCGCAGTCGCCACGGGTTTTGGGCGACCCCAAAACATGGCCGCCGGGTGGTTCATGTTCATGTTCTCATGACAACCCCAAGGTCCCGTCGCCATGGTGCCCAAGCGGGCCGCGGCGGGGGGGAAAATGGGAGTGGCCGCCGCCAAACGGGCCGCCAGCTTGGCCGACTGGGGGAAGTTTGCAACGTTCATGTTCATGTTGACGTTGGTCTTGTAGAAGCTGGCGATGGAGGAGCGGTAGCGGTCCATCTCCGTCGTGTAATCCAGCATCGGCGCCAGACTCGAGACCTGCGAGAGGGACAGGGATGGtgggtttccatggaaacggtCAGATTTAGTTAAAACTATCAGGAATATTGAGTATTGTTCTTCCTGTTAGCCGTACTATATTAGAAAGCAAATTTgtactacatgctagctgttttggctaacttaggctttttttccccatttttatgctacttttaagtttaactatttttttcagctacatgctaacagttttggcGAACCTACGATTTTATTtctcgttttttaggctaattaggcatttagctaatattttagctgactatcatcTTAAGCGTTTTCCGCcctcaatttcagcatcttcagcggccaaattcattttacagaattcacactagcattattctTATTCTtcttatattattattatatatctagttcataattgtgttaaaaagttatggtttaaaagttttaaaattttagttttacagtgttcagtaaatgtcgATCCTGTTCAgtccgcgatctaaggtgtcttttagattttgacccctcgtgtgattgagtttgaccctcctgcgttagatcgatctctagtTTTATAgatcgattattgatccatTAAGTTTAGATCGACTTTACCAATCCAGCCCTAACCCTGAATGCTGGTTCTttatatggtgttcacactggatcgATGCTACCCGATACTACCGCATGTACTCATTGGAAGCGGCTCAGTGAGAAATGTTGTAATGTAAACTGAAATTTGTCCTCCAGGATGAATTTCccaaatgttcaaatgtttatgttttgaatGGGCCCCATCCATGcatcaaatctgagtccctgattggtaaaAGTTAAACTGGTTTGCTTGCATGGTAACATAAAGTGAAAGTTTGAACCTGCATTTACAAAGACTTCATTAAAGGAGAGTTTCTGAGTTTCCATCAGAATCAAATCCCGTCCTGTTCTTGTGTATTCTGGCTTCATGAGGTGCACTGCAGGAACATAAATCCAGCTTTGGAGCGTCGGAGACGTCTGCCCCGGTGTGAACCGCCCCCAGGGGCAGACGGTAATACAGTAGCAGAGGATGTGAGAACATTAGACGTGACGATTGGCTCCGTAAAGCTGCTAAACGCTCCCAAGTGCTCACCAGCTGCTCTCTAAAAGGCAGCTCGCGCTTCTGCAGCTGTGTACATTTTGTCATCTGCACTAATCCGCCAGAGTCCGCCGGGTATCTCTGCCGGCGCACGCTGACTCAGTCATTCAGAGAAAGCACTCCGGGCTCAGACGAGCAGCAGCCGATGACGGGACGCCAAATCCTCCAGGAAACCACCAGGAATCCTCCTCCTGCGGCTCCTGGGAGCTGGAACCGTCAGAGGAGTTCCTGAACGACTCACCTGCCCCTGTCCGCCGTAACCGTGGTGGTTGGGGTGATGGtgagagggggcggagcttctctGGAGCATGGAGGTGAGGTCGCTCTCCACACACACGCCGCTCGTCATGCCCGACAtgacctcacacacacacacacacacacacgcacacgccTGGACTCAGCAAGCGGTTGGCTGTCGGAGGTCGTGTCGCTCTGTGGACCAAAAGACAGATGAAGGTCAAGAAGGACGTCCTGTCAGTCAACGTCCCATCGCCGCTCCTCCTTCTGGTCCACCAGCCGACCAACAGCTTTCCTCCAGAAAGTCAGAGCATTTCACAAAGTTTTTCACACAATGAGGAGTCTTTTATCCACAGATgtacaaaacattgtaaaaaagaGTTGTTTCAGTCCTTTCTCTGAGAGGAAAAGCTCCGCCTCCGACCATCCAATGAGTCGGGGGCGGAGCTTTTGCTTCCAGAGACACAGGTGTGAGAGCGGAGGCACCTCAACCTTTAGGAGGAGCATCTTGAAGAGCAACACctacaagaagaagaagctcaggaagaagaagaaggtttTTGATTCTGGTCTTCGGTGGTTCATCAGTTGTGTCTTTAAATCAAAGCACTAAAGGTCTCCAGGGGATCTTTAAGGTTTTAGAAACCTCAACTCAGTCTATATTAAGAAGAAAACATCTACTTTCAAGAACAGACTTTCAGTTTCTGTAAGGGCCATAAACGGCCGAGTATTTTGTTTGAATGATTTCATGTATATTTTGTTTGTGGTCGAtttgaccaccagagggcgcaaCTCTGATATTTAGTGTCCATTTTATGTGTCGAAGAAGGAGCTCTGTCGTCAAACGTTTTGTCAATAAAGATAGGATAACAACATTGACTACATTGTCTGTGCACGTAACCCAGAACTTTGTCTTTGTCCTTCCTTGAGGAGGTCGAAGAATTATGTCTACAGTTAATTTTGACGAGAAAATTCCAGATTTTATTCCAGAAAAGTTCCTCGTTTCTTCAGCTTTAATCATTTAAGAAAACGGATTTAAGATACATTTGAGAGAATTAATGGAGATTCTCAGCTTTGAGAGTTGCACTCAAtgagacataaaaaataatctctgaGTTGTTTGTTGTCAAACTGCTGAAAAAAGACGATTCCAACGAGAAAAATGATGAGTTTGCCTCCAgtgtgaggtgctgtaagctagctccACTGGAGATTTAGCCGTGCTGTTCAGTCTTTGCTTCATTTGACTCCAGCGTTGGTTCTTCACAATCTGACGGATTTATGCTGATCTTGttaaccgttttttttttttttttttgcgatttGGTTTGGTTCCGGTTTTGAACTCGGATGTCTCAACACATTCAAGTCGTCACAGTTTGACATTTGGCTGAGGACCCTCCGCGTTTCTTctctttgacgttttgggtgtctccaactcatcgtttttttcccattaaatcaccCGTCCCCAACCTCTGGACCGCAAACTGGAACTGGTCCGGCTCGGTGACGCAGAGTGCACAGTACCCTAACCAAAGACCAGACGCTTATACTGGACGCAAACCAGTAAAAGTTTAGATTACCAGTtctaggttagggtaccagtactggacgtgtcccgaggaccagttcAAAACCGGTTCAGTACCAGGGCGTGGAGCACATCGGTAAACTACCCCAATAGTGagaccctaacctggtaccatgTCTGGTACTGGTCCAGTACCGTGTCCAGTATTGGGTTAGGAGAACAGAAGGGGTAAGCAAAGCAGGCAGGTTAGGGTTTTGTGTTTGGGTACTGGAATTGCACACGCACCAAGAACAGGTCTGTttctggtaccacgtccagtaccgTGTCCAGTATGGGTTAGAGTAACGGGTTTGGTGACTGGAACTGCACACGTCCAAATTTAGTATTGGATTAGGATTAGGGTAACGGGTTTGGGTACTAGAACTGCATGTCCAGTACCGCGTCCAGAGGTTTGCGGACAGTTGATTTTGCgagaaaccaaaccaaaaaacgatgagttggtgacatccaaaacctcaaaaagagaggtccttaaccaaacgtcggtttgtgacgacttggggatgagattGTGTTAGTTGTTCTCCTGCAAGGTTCCGTTTCATCTCCGTACAGCAGGGGGCAGTCTTCTCGGTTCCAGAAGAACAAAACGCTCTTCTGGAGCTAATCGGGTTCTACTGTGGGATTTTACGATGAGTTCAAAGTGTTGATGCATCATCGTAGAATCGTATCCTGGTACGTTCTGTAGACCTGAACCGTCTGAGTCTACGACCCGCAGAGATCAGTGAAGAAGTCTCTGACTCGAGTAGAACTTGTAGCAGAATTCTGaacatttctttagttttgtttctggttctggtctcaGATAACCGGTTCTGTGGCGCTCTGGACTCGAACACTTCGCAGTGTTCCTTCTGTTTCTGGATCTGAGTTCTGGGGTCAGTACGCCAAAGTTTGGGCTCAGAATGGCGGGAACAGCTCCTCCAGCAACAAGTCTGCAGCTGAGGAGGATCTTTGTCTCCTCCGCGGGAGGATGTGCGTGCgcggtgacctttgacccgccCGCGCGCGCGCACAGCTGTGCACACAGGCAGGTGTGAGGAGTGCGCAGCCTCCAGTAGAGCATCCCTCCGCGCGCGCGGGTGTGTGTGCTGCGCAGCAGCGGGAAaatgtgtgtgcgcgcgcgctcAGGCGCGTGAGCCCCCTCCCCCGAGGCGTAACTAATTACCCTGTCTGGTCGAGCGGGCCGCGCGAGCTCCGACAGAAGGTCACGGTGGCCACCGGCCGCGAGGGGGGAGCTGCTCTCCCACGCGACACATTAACACCTCCCCTCTGCCCCCCCACCGTCAGAGTCAacgaggagggaggaggaggaggaggaggaggaggaggaggggggtcaGTCACAAAAAGGCAGAGCCGATAACGAGGCGATAAATCCGTGAACGCAGCATGCACGAGGAGGACGGCGCGTGCCGCTGCTACTTACCGGCCccgcgaggaggaggaggaggaggagaggaggaaggaggagaggaggaagaagaccGTCTGGGAATTATCCCGCCACGGATCATGGCTGGAAGGAGACAGaaagaggagagaggaggaggagggggagacGGGAGCACCGGGAGGGATTTGTCGGTCTGTTGGTACCAAGGAGAGGAAGNNNNNNNNNNNNNNNNNNNNNNNNNNNNNNNNNNNNNNNNNNNNNNNNNNNNNNNNNNNNNNNNNNNNNNNNNNNNNNNNNNNNNNNNNNNNNNNNNNNNNNNNNNNNNNNNNNNNNNNNNNNNNNNNNNNNNNNNNNNNNNNNNNNNNNNNNNNNNNNNNNNNNNNNNNNNNNNNNNNNNNNNNNNNNNNNNNNNNNNNNNNNNNNNNNNNNNNNNNNNNNNNNNNNNNNNNNNNNNNNNNNNNNNNNNNNNNNNNNNNNNNNNNNNNNNNNNNNNNNNNNNNNNNNNNNNNNNNNNNNNNNNNNNNNNNNNNNNNNNNNNNNNNNNNNNNNNNCTCGCGGCGACGTGCCGCGCGCGCCGCATGAACCGTCTGATTGGCGCGGAAACGAGGTGAGGAGGCGCGAGGGCGCGAAGATGATTGGCTGCCTGCCGATAAAAGCGCGAGCGGGAGAGAGACACCAGGAAGACacgaggagagagagagagcggCGGGATGAATGGAGGTCTGTGTGGTTTGAAGGAAAAGGGATTTTAGGGgtttaaaatcaacatttattctagttttataaaataaaacgtttatattttattttaaaaatacttgtattgaagaacaaaaacagaatcagaACATGAACGAACAAActctgaaaatgaaagaagaaattaagaaaacagCTCGTTTATGAagagaaaattactttttctggaaTCGAACTGATTAAATTCTGATCATCTGTAAAACCTCTAAATATTATCAGACCCCCTCCCTTTTATTAAAGACCGaccctgataaaaaaaaatgtgcgtttttgtgtttttaacatgtaattgtggcattttttgataaataaatttaagctttaaattacatttctgagtttttcttgaTTCATTCAGAATCAGGAGCCGAAGAAAagttgctgtttgaaaaagatcgtattatACGGTGAAAATACACAACAATACAGACATGATTtacatcagaaataaaaaaaactgtttcaaagtTAATCAGTTTCCAGTTATTAAAGCTCAAATAGCTGGAAACTGAAtgaaactttaagaaaataagtTGTTGTTTTCAACTTCTGTTGTTGAgttgtcagcttttgtcattgttgttttttgtcgatgtgttgtgtcttttatggttgtgttgtcattttttgtcgttttgttGTGTCTTTCGCATTTATGAGCTGTCTCAGCCaccatttatttgttgttgtatAGAAAGTACGCTGGGCGTGGCCACAAGCTCCTAGCTCCGCCCCATCCCTGTGCACGTGAAGACCAACAGATCATGACCGTCTTCGTCTTCCTGGtatgagctggaatctggatcagaactggacggctggatagaaacgatGTTGTTCACCAACTTTCTTGCACTGCTAATggggtgaggggctgtaagctagagggagagggATGGTAAAGGaattcctgctgttctgcagaaactatgtcctcgaaaACGACACGTTTTTGTGAAAAGACTAATGGGAACGCTTAGGAAACCGATCAGGAGGTAATCGGACCgggactttaaaaaatggtaaaaacactTCCTGAGGATAAACTTTGGGACCTGAACAATGACGGAAAGATTCTTGAACCTTTCAGGTCCGTTTACTCGACAAACTGGTTTAGCAAAAGCACTTGAAttaaagcagcagcagttcagGTCAGGAGTTGTGTGGTCATCAGCCTCTGTGCTGACGTCAGCGTGTTTGCTGTTTCCTCTCTGGGTTGATGAGCGGCCGGCCGCTCCTCCAGATGACCGCCGACACGCTCCGCTGATGTCAGATTAATGGAACATGATGCACGTCTGCAGGAGGCTGTAATTACTCCGGGTTACTCTCCAATAAGACGCATTAGCTCCACGCTGGAGCGTCCGTCTGCAGAGACGCTCATTGATCCAGGACTGACTCCGCCTCCTCACCTGTCAAACATCTGCTCTCCCTCTGCTCTGTTTTCTCCTTAAAGACGTAGAGATTCAGAGAACTTCCAGAAAACTTTAAACCCAAATGTGTGGTCCAGGTCCAGATCAGAGAAACATTTCAGGATAAACGTGGATTAAAAACATCTGAGTTCATTAAAGCTTCCCCTGTTTGGTTCTGATCCGAGGTTCTACAGTTCTGCTGGGCTCATAAATGACAACAATATAAAGTACGTGCAGCTTTAAAGTCAGTCTGTGTCTGTGCAgcagaccattgactgtatgtgacaGCTGGACCGAGCTGCGCCCACATCATCGTTCCAGCAGATGCTTCTACAGTCAGTGTGAACATGTGGAAATGCAGCTTCAGAACTCTCATTCACGTCAGTCTGCACTGTAGaaagtgaaacactggatcAACTAACTAAAGTTAGAATTtagagttgatggtttattcaacctaaaagtttaatttgatttaaaaaatgaatatttttgaatgtaACAAACTACAGAAATGTTAtgaattgattcaatgtttcacttttaacaGTGTATGCAACTTTCTGCAGTCGTTTCTGGACCAAATGAAACAGCCAATGAATGGCAGTTAAAGTTTGACCAGTaagataattacatttatttcatttttattctacttttaaTTTACgaaaactgtttaaaagtgGATCATGAAGGAGGAgttgttgccatgacaacaacatatttaaaacacagtGCAAAAGCAGACAATTGGAAATTTTccctcttggaaaaaaaaacttaaaaatgtaacaggACTGAAGCCTtgatcatccttttttttccataaatggCGATAGTCAAAGTAGGATAATGCGGTttcaggtgtgcattatcagacatgaacagACTTCACAGAAGCAAaagattaacaaaaaataaataaacagagcactaaaatgtctgtaaaatgTAACGGAAcatgagtgtgacatcatctatggaaaataaaccaaatgaagtcaatttgggcgccatgttggagccaatgAGTTGTCAGTGGTCTGAATCGGTCTGAGTCTACAGCAGCATTTGAAAGCAGAcgacacaaaatctgtcaaacgtttctATTGATGAACGTCAGTTTATAACTAGAATgcacaatagaaaaaaatatctagaaaaaaaattaggattatccGATAATCAACTGGTGTTTAAACCAGTACAAAAGCACAGAACAGTCAGTGGGCGGAGCGTCTTTTATAGGTGTACATCATCACTCTTTAATTGActccctgcagccaatcagaatccaaTATTCACTCCTTAAATCAATTGATTTAATGTATCGTGTGTTCGAtgtagttttattattattaatttattcatcaCTTCTGGACAAGAACAATACCGTAATCTCACTTTTTAAGACTCGGTGCTGCTGATTGattcagtcacgtgactgagACCAGGCGGTCTGTAACGTGGTGTAGGCTCGCCCTCTAGCGGCTGAATGTGGGACTCGCAGGCGGTTCCGATCCGGCTGATCCCAGACTCCAGCGCTGGAGGACTGCGAACAGAACCGCTGCGGTGTTCCGCTAATGCCGCCGCCGAGCCGGAACG from Oryzias melastigma strain HK-1 unplaced genomic scaffold, ASM292280v2 sc00687, whole genome shotgun sequence carries:
- the LOC112142111 gene encoding CXXC-type zinc finger protein 5, with the protein product MSGMTSGVCVESDLTSMLQRSSAPSHHHPNHHGYGGQGQVSSLAPMLDYTTEMDRYRSSIASFYKTNVNMNMNVANFPQSAKLAARLAAATPIFPPAAARLGTMATGPWGCHENMNMNHPAAMFWGRPKPVATAPSHHHHHHHPSAAPGHMTSTHHSSTVHQGSGGGSGGGGSGGGSEGGGAEKHGHTPSLPVTQGAAHHHPMAPSNGNFLPAYSGGADCGVMNKQGHADMIGLSEGGSCNGGGVMGGGFLGGLGLPPGVIVMAMGSAGGGISDASSAFQMTSGQRALTDCQQHTNSSPCPSSSSPSSSGVTTGGVSLSSSSSSSSGTVAKRKRKRCGVCGPCRRLINCGVCSSCRNRKTGHQICKFRKCEELKKKPGGGVLERPPSVPTGEAFRWFF